The Epinephelus lanceolatus isolate andai-2023 chromosome 14, ASM4190304v1, whole genome shotgun sequence region tgaactgatcagattttaattgtcaaaagtcaaagtcacCATCACCTCACAAAACACGTTTTTGGCCACAACTTAAGAATTCATATGCGAATAATGGCAACATTTCACCCAAAtttctaataggataaaatgataaagtgatgacattgtgTATCCAAAAGGTGAAAGGTcaacctcactgtgacatcataatgttttcttACCATTATTCAACTTCATAATTCAGAAACAACAGGGAAGACACTTGGTCAGATACTGATTTGGTGACACTAAAGGCCTTTGTACACtgagtctgttttgttttgttttttttgtccgaAATTGTCGCACATCTAAAAAAAGTACGACCTCACGTTGTGTCAATCacgtttgcacactgagtccaaaacttttgtcaataaaatTTTTGGAACAGGTTCGATTTTCTGCGTTTTTAGGATCTGTCAGAGCCTTTAGAaacgtttgaccaagaatcagtgaagggCATGTGGCGGCGGGACACAACCGCGACGAGACAGAGGAATAGGACGCACAGAATAATTACATAACGCAGACAGCTCACTTTAAACAGTCAGATAGTAATTAtgcaggtggatgatgatgacgaggaggagCATGTGACAAGGAGGGACAAGGAGGGAGTGGTGACACCCggataggtaactccagtggagagaggcaaatgAGGAAATGCGTCTTTTAAGTTTGTCTCGAATTGCgaattttcacaacaaatagaGCAGTAAAACGCATCGGAATCGGTGCAAGTTTCTGCGCGtaatgatttttctttttcagatgacagattaaaaaacacatccaaaacggactcagtgtgcaaaggccttaatcTTTGGCTTCATACTTCATATATCGTTTCTATTCAACAACATCTATATTTGAAGTATTGTCTATTGTCTACTGCCATGGCTACATTTGAGTCTGGatagacatggatataaactgcaacttgactgactGGTGGAGGTACACAACCacgaggtggtaattctagtttgtaTTTGTACAGTATGCTCCAAAATCCTCCCACACCCAGGCACTGGATGATAACTTTAACTGCACATCAGTAAGTATAACATGTAGTTTGAGTGTGGGTTGTTTAGGTTGTAGATGCATAAACTGGGTACCTGGTTTATTAGCTTCttaaagttcaacattttggttACTATTTGCTTTCCTGCACcgctttcagacctgtgtgatAACTTTGGAGCTGGAATAGGGAGGCAGCTAGCCTTGCTTAGCAGAAAAACTGGACATGGGGGGAAACAGTTTGCCTGGCTCTAtcgaatgttaaaaaatatgcTTTCCAGCACCTGTAACACTCACTAATTTACATGTTGTATCTCGTTTGTTTAGTCCACACAGtgtacacaaataaaatgaccaTAAAAGAGAGTGTAGCCTCTCCTCTGATTACCTCACAACCTCACGGTGACACAAGACTCTAGGAAGTCACCGCACTGGCCCTTTGTACAGCAGGATCTAGTTATAGCACTTAGCTCCCTCTAAAACCACAGGTTGTCATGTTTGCCTTTCTGCTTAAGTGTaatttaaacaaatgaaatactTCACGTTGATAATGTGCTTTTAGAGGTGCAGGCATGCGTATTTCTTAAGTGTGTAGAAGACCAGGCTGTTTGTTTCCCCTATACAGATAACCTTAAGCCTCCAGTCTTCATGTTAAGCTAATTGCCTCCCTGCTCCAGCTCCATACATATcacacagatatgagagtgcTATCAaccttctcatctaactcttggcaacaAACCAAATAAGCGCATTTCACACTATTCCCTTAATTTACCTTACGTCTCCTGCCTGATTTGTTTCCATGACTTTAATTCCAAGGGTGTTAGATAAACCAGGTCAGTGAACCCGTTTTTATCTCAGCAGCTCATGCGAGTGATGACCTGCAATGCTCGGTTGGAGCAGAAGATGAACACGTGTCTGTGGGTGCAGAAGGTTCTCATCGGGTTGGTGCTGGTCCTCGTGGTGCTGAACCTCCTGTGTCTCTACCTGCTGGGCACTTCCCAGCAGCCATCCTGACCTGCCACAGCTCCCTCCGCCCGCATCTGTCGACCACAGACGCACAGACGGTTCCAGCAGGGGCCACAGTTGACTACCTGGGGGACGGTCGTCCTGAGCTCTCTCCTTCCCTCGGGCTGCTGTCatggaggggaggagggctGACCTTAGGGACATGAGAGTTGTTGTGGAGTAACTATATGAAGAGATTGTACTCGTCTCTTTTCAAGCACTTGAGAGGTAATGCAACAGAGACACTTTTAACAATGTGACATGGAAtcattaatgtattttttaagaccgatcatggagaaaaaaaagtgtatttattGCGAAAGACACAATATGTAGGAAgaagttattattgttattattagttatttttGTGATCATAATGTAcaattttttatattatataaatctaaaaattatgaaataaaCCTTCTTTTGTCAAACTATCTCTTTTTATTCAGCATTAtaacacttttacttttgtcAGAGCATTTAATAAGAGTATCCACACACTCTCCTTTATCCTGAGCTGTAGATGTTTGGGTCAGTCAGTCGTCCTGTTTTGCATAAGTATCCACACTCTCTAATAAACCCTCATTAGTACAGAGGTGTCTAATTGAAAACATTGCCATGTATGACCTTACTAAACCTCTCCACACTCAGACCAAGGAGCCACAAGAGATCTCTGTCTCTACTATCTCCtctatttgttttaattacCCCGACACtagcaaactaaaaataccaaAGCAATTACTGGTGAGTACAAGGACATGGCACAACCCACTTGTAGCTTAGTGGGAAGCGCTGATATCTATAACAAGATCCAGCTCGGAGCAATCAGGACGCAAGCTGCCACACTAGAAATGATCACAATTGGGTTATTAGATATGTGCGCACAAGGGTTGTCTGGCGTCAACATTTGCAGCTTGTTCGCAGTAGGTGGTGGCTGCTCGCATGCGAGGGATGATTAGAATGACTCATGCAATAACGGGTAAACTAATCCTGCGTTGATTATAAACACTGGGCTCTTTCGGGCGCCGCGAAATGTTTATTCCCCTGAAGATTGCATTGCTTTGCTTGTTCTGTAAATCATTCTATTTTAGTGGCAGCCCCTCATATGGTTCTTATAAAGCCGCTCCATTAATAGTTGTTTGTTGAAGGAATTGGTTTTAAGCGAGCATGTGTGCTGGATGTAAAACTTGCATTATGTGTTTCACTTAAAGTCTTactaaaaaatgcattttgcgCTATTTGGGTAGTGAGTGCATATGCATAAAAAAAAGGATGGGGGTTAATGGAGTGTTTGCCTCTTGAGActaaaagtaaaagctttgGTATCACACATAGGTGGGCTGATTTTAAGTGCATCTGAGTGCCACGCAGCACCTGACTGAACCCAGGAAGTCGATCAGATACACCGTGCTGCGCCCGgccaaacacaacacaaccatCAGTGATGCCACAATGGCTGGAGTGGGAAATTATTTGAGCGGTCATGTGACACTGATTCCCAGACAGGCTTGTCTCACTTAGGGGGGGACACTGTACGTCTTCCCTGGCAGCTTTCAGGAGTCACAAGCTCCTCCACGATATTGATTTAACATTAAACTCCAGTTAAATCGAAACCCGGTTCAATGTGCGGCTGGCTCCCGGGCGCTCATGGGATGTTTGAGGAGAGCGATGATTAAGTGGTAAATTGGGACAGAGGAGTTGGTGGAAAGTCGATGAGTGTGCATTTAACGAGGAGGGTGTGGGTGTTGAGCATCTGTTGCTTTTGTCACCATGGAGAAGATGTTGGGAAACTACAGTACGACACGCTTCACTTTCCATCATCTCTGTAAATGACCTGTTGAAATCAAGGCTTTTATTACAGTGGTGGTGAACATTACTCAGCTCCCATAACTGTGTGGTAAAAAGGTTATGATTTATACCAAGTAAACCATACTGAAAAGGTTTCTTTCCACTATCTTTTTGGCTTTTCTCCATTTATGCTAAACCTGTTTTCTGCCTTATGGGCTCTGTCAGCCCTGATGATTGGCTatatgcacagacaaacacacggGTCGGGGGTCAGCGAGCCCTTGAAGAGTTTTGGGTAAGGATGGTGACAGCTGACTTGCTGCTAGGCGCTTTGGAAACATCACCAATGATGCCTCGCATCACACTCGATATATTTATTTGACTTGTGTGGACAAAACTGTTGAGggaatcaggaaaaaaaagacagacctACTTTGCATTACATGTTTTTGCTTCAGGTGGCGGATAAACAAATGATTACCATGAAATCAGCCAGCACATCTCAAATACTAGATTTAGGCATCAGAAAGAAGTAGTGACCTAAATAAGACATTGTGTTCTTTGATTTCTATCATCTGATGTAAGGGGAATAAGAAATCGCATGGATCTCTGATATGTCTTTGTTGCAGTGCCCCCTCTTCTTCTCAGGTTGTTGTAATCTGTAGTAGGGCACCACAAGAAAATCAGAATCTAATACCGTTAAACTTCAATAAAAAACCTAGTTataattaaacgcccagtcccttttactagcctggtgtatCTACACATTCAGACAAATActacctttggttctggcattcatgtggataccacctgacatgttccacccactaaaacactgttgcagaccaagtacccccctcatggcaacagtccTCCCCAATTGCagcagaaaaaagcagcatgccacactacaaaaactgttcagaaatggcctgtggagcgtgacaaaaagctcaaggtgtcgaccttgCTTCTAAATTTCCGAGGTCCCAATCAGCTCAAGGATTCTTGAGATGTgccggtaccccagatgtacccctaatTCAAGGTGGGGCCTGCTTGGATCGGACACAGGATCTCTAGGAGTGTGCTGACGGCACATCCATTTAGTCcaagtgggttgtgaggtgggttaatggcatgtgccacagatgctcattccgattgggatctggggaatttggaggccaggttgacactttgaggtctttgtcacatttctTGGGCCGTTCCTGAGggatgtttgcagtgtggcatggtgcattatcctgctggggggccactgccattggggagttcATTTCACTGAAACCACGAGCACCAGAGAAGGCCGTAAGTCATTTAGATTTTCCGGCATGACGACAAAACAAGTGGTAACTCCCTTCCTCAATTACACGAAAGgttatttatgtttctttagtccgtaagggtccacCGATCAAAAGATGTGGTGTTGTATAGGTATACTGGGTGTTGTAATCTGATAAGAAGTTGAAGTCTAATTCCTATACAAGTTATATTCgtactggttcaaataaacaatttatttgttagtgatttaagcaaataaaagctcgggctactaattgaagttttagggTAAATGCCTGATTCTTCATTTAAATGCTCTTCCTTAAGTCCATCTGAGAAATGGAGCTTTGCAGATGTTATTTTGTTGATGTAGGACTGTCCTCAACTCAACTGAGCTTTAAGGAAAAACATGTAACTGGGTTATAATGTACTCATTTATACAATGAATAGTACTCTGTGCACTCAGTGTTCACTTTCATGCTTTATCCTTGTGCTGTGCCCGTCTTGTTTTTCAGATGTACTCTTAAGACTCTGGGGAAACTTGTTTGCATAATATCTCAACACATCCTGTGTCCCAACCACAACCCCATAACAGTcgattctttgtgtttacactgaGTGAAAATACGCAGTTCTTCACACACAGTGCATATGCAGATACATATAATGTCAGTTTTTAAACATAATCTGTAAGAAAATAATACAGTGCATGTCTTAAATAGCCACATTCACTATGTGAATCAGTATTTGATAATGTGTCATTGGTGCTTTTTATCAGAGGCATCATAGAGGAATCCAGAAACACTACAGTGGAACATTTATTCTTGATGAGGGGAGAGAAGGATAAAGCGTTTTTATTGACTCAAACCTCAAGTGGTTTGTGTGCGTTGGATGCTGAGTCATAGTTACTTGTTACCTTGACTTATCCGAAGAGCATGACTAAGGATTCACGATAATGTTATTATtacaatgtttttataaaataataataatgctttCAGTCAAATTAATCTTTAACTGTTTTTACAgtgcattttgtctctttttctatATATATCTTAATAAATTagtcaaaaataatttaaggGAGGTGTACAAAATGATACAGAAGGAGCAATTACACCTGGTGGATGGTAAAAAAGGCAACCCAAGGGTGAGAAAAAGCGAGAACCGAATGAAACGGATATGATTCAAGAGGTGCTGAATTATTTACACAGTATTATCATATGTGTATTATTACCATGATATCAATAATTCATTTTTAAGTACCAAGGTCATCGTCCATATCCATGATGACCATGCTTATTGGTAAATGttgcagatgaaaaaacaacaacacaaaaaaacattttccttaATTTGAAATAATGGGAAAAAAATcccttagtttttattattaagtCATAGTCATGATAATTGCAGTACAAAAATATTGATGTGTTCAAATTCAAGGACACTTTTAAGGTGACTTTTTATTAGGTGGAGATGACTTATCTACTGTGTTTTCAGCTGATCTACAaacaggttgttgtttttttgccctcagaaaaaaaattactacATACCCTGCAAGAGCCAAACACGCTGAGCCGTTTCCAGGAACATTCTAGGGATGAATTGTAGCGGACATGAACAAGATTTCACATGAGAGTTTATCTAGTGTAGGTCTGAAGGGGgagaaaaatcaatacagcagtATCTTAGACATAAATTCaattttaaataacaaaaactaCATCGGCTGAATGCAGAGGCTTGTGCAATCTAACAAATATTGTTTCAGTACCttattttacattaattatgCAGCATTTCTTAGCATattctcattttaaatatgtatgtattttgtttATGAATACTTAATGATTAAAACTCGCTGTAAGCGTTCACATAAAGTCCAGACTGATCATGAGAATTTGAGAGTTTGTTTACAGAGGTCTTGAGTTAATGACTACCACAACCATGAGCCATGGAAGATTATGCAACTGCACCCCCTACTGACCTAGAAGTTAAATGCTCAGAGTCTGAGCTCCTCTAAGCATTAGATGAGACTCCCTCTGGGTCTGATTGGTAGAGGAGATACTGTTTCACTTCTGTGGGAAGGTGAAGGTCGTGAATCCCACCCAGTCTCTGCTTGCCCACAGTTTTCCTGATGTTCAGCCGGCACAGCTGCATTAAGGGAGACGTTCCTGGGGCAGTTGTCAGGGGGGAGAGAAGCAGGAGCCATGACAGAGAGATGTTTTGATTATTAGCTATTGCTTAGGGGCACTTGCCTGATGTACAGGCCGCAGTGAGTCTACTTGCTTAGTTTGGCTTGTATACCACCTGCTTGTCTCAACAGCCTCTCCACCAGGCTGTTGGGAGGCGCAAGGTCCAGTGGCTGTTTGCCCTCCGAGTTCCTGAGGGATCGATCGGCCCCGTGGTCAAGCAGGACTGACACCATCTCAGGGCTGGACAGACGGGCAGCGATGTGCAGCGGCGAGTCACCAGATGCACAGCTGTTCACACTGGCACCTGAAGGAGAGCAGAGACTAATGAGGTATGATGTCCTCACATTACATGAGTGGGGGAGAGGAGCTCTGACAGTTCAGTTAAAGCTTTTCTTCTCCTACAGCAGAGCACCATTATCCTCTTTATTGCTTACCTAAAAGACTTTGGGCCATTTCCTAGCAGGACTGCAGTCACTCAGGTTATGAATATTCAAATCAGGGAGCCCAAAAAATTATGCATGTTACATTAAGTAAAACAGCATGAAGAGCCCTGTGTGCATTTACACAAGCACTGTATTTAAGTTTACTTTTAAGATAATTatactttacttaagtatttcctTTAAATTTGACTTTGTACTTCTACTCTTATACATTTCAGAGACTAATTTGtgctttttactccactacatttaacTGGcagattaaagggacagttcgccctaaaataaaagtacatatttttcctcttacctgtagtgctgttcatCAATCTAGATGGtcttggtgtgagctgcagagtgttggagatatcggctatagagatgtctgccttctctggaaCACAATGGAAGtggatggcactcggcttgtgatgctcaaaacaccgaaaaatacatttgaaaaactcaacaacattGTCTCTTTccgaagataatccacagactttgttgtgagcagtttcatgtcagaACTATTTTCCATCTACTGAACCCACCATCTGtatcacagtgcagaaggaagcgtgcatcaaCTGCTGTACCACCACTGGGCTAgctgtcatgagcacgagcctctaatccatgagtagatgcacgcttccttctgcacagtgatacggttggtgggtgtatttcggtagacagaaaatagttcatacatgaaactgctcacaacaaggtctgtgaataATCTAGAGtgactgggtcatgatttctgcatgAGCTTTGAGCACTACAGGTCAAGTTGTATcgagttccattatattggagagaaggtagATGTCTCTACGGCAGATATCtctaacactctgcaactcataccaaaacaatctagactgatgaatagcacaacaggtaagagaaaaaatatggattcagaattttggggtgaactgttcctttgtGGTTCTACATATAAAAACTGATTCTTAACTAATTACATGTGATGGAGGAACTACCAAGatatatattgaagtgaaagtAGCAAATctgcaaaatgtaaaaatacctCATTACAAGTGAACGTCCAGCAATGAAAATGTCCCTTGGGTAAAAGTATGTGAgtattattaacaaaatataCTTAAGTACAAGAAAATGTACACATGATGCAGAAGAATGGCCCCTACATGTGTTATTCTGTAATATATTTTTGGATAATGATGCAATACAATTTATTTCTGGTACTTAAAGTACACTTTGCTGgcaatattttttgttgtttacttgAATACAATTTTGAAAGCAGAACTTTTAATTATAACAGAGTATTGTTACTCTGGGTTTGATTACTTATACCTGCTGAGCAGAGTACTATTCCCACCACTGGAAACATATTGTCCTGATTTTGAGTAGCAATGCTATTTAGCCTGTGTGCTTTGTTGACACTGGCTTTACttcatgtacatgtacatgcattGTTTGGGGTTTTTCAGATTCCACTGCTgtacatgtaaaaacaacagtaacatctgcaaaataacttttttccccttttaatACTCTTAACTTCTGACCCACTGAAACCCAGAAATGTAGTTAAGTGGTAGCCCTTTCATTTGCcacaaaatacagaaattaCCATTTCGGCATATCTTTATATttggtaaaaatgtctgtgctgATATGACATATTATATAGTTTCTGCTATTGTTTAAGTTTACAGAACAGTTTCTGTATACTCTGAATAGTGTATATTAGTGGACTGTGCTAaggttatgtttatatttacttttagTTTCGTGTTAGAATACAGGCACAAGTTATTTATGATGGGTATGGTGCCATGAGGTAGTTTAGTGACATGACAAAAGGAGATTTTTTTTGATTATTTCTGATCCACAGAGGTCAAGAGAGGTCGCAGCATTGTCAAAGGGTATGGTGTATTGTTTACCTGTTTGACAAGCTGCGCTGTGCACCTAGAGGTGGCACTCACttaggtaaggtaaggtaaggtaaggtaaggtaaggtaaactttattgtcccctaaGGGAAATTCATCTTGGTCACAGTGCTACATTTCATTGCTTCACTtgacacacacttgtgcttaaATGCCCTTTGACGCTTCATTTGCAGAAGAGGTCATTTTTCCCTTATCAGATCAGACAATGGCACCAACCTTGTCAGTACAGACAAAGACATAAGGGCAGCTATGTGGCAATGGAATCAAGCGAAGATACAGAGTGATCTTGCACAAAAAGGAATATCGGTGAAGTTTGGAACAGGCAAGTGAAATCAGTGATAAAGGTCTTTAAGTCTGTTCTGCATGAGCAAACAATAGACAACAAGTGTGTGCAGACTTTACTATGTGAGGTCAAGGCCATACTAAATTATAGACCACTAACTACATCATCTGATGACCCAAATGACATCGAAGCATTGACACTAAATCATCTGCTGTCGCTAAAGAAACAGCTCTCACTTCCTCTGCACTGTTCAGCAAGGATGACTGCTGCTCTTGTCATACATGGAAGCAGACTCAGTATCTCACAGACCTGTTTTGGAAGAGGTGGGTGCGTGAGTACTTGCCCAGCTTACAGGAACACCAAAAACGGATTAAAGTGGTGGTTGAACACTCTTGACGAAGGTCCAGGAGGACCGAAATGTTGGTGTtactaataaattgtgaagctgagcaagagcagGGTGCAGGGTTTTCTGTTCAAAGCTTCAGGCAAAATCTAGCACCAGGAGATACTGTGATAATCCTGGATAAAAACGCCCCCAGGAGCTGTTGCCCTCTGGGAAGAGTCGTGCAAACTATAACGGACACTAAAGGACAGGTTCGTCGAGTAGTGGTCAAAACCAAGCCATTTTTAGTTTGAAAATGGCTCTTATTATGCATGCTATATTTTGAGTAATTATAAGTCCTCTGGCCTTATAATTAGGAGAGGAAAGGAACACCAAAATCAGGAaatatgtcatgttttatatgttaTATGGGCTCTGTATGAAGAAATTTAAATGATGTGTTCGCCAAAGACATGAAGAAATCTTGTGTGCTATCCTACAGAGTGACATCACTAATGTCACAAAGGTCAATCAGACCCCAGAGATGTGTATCCAACTATTATAAAACTCCAACGTTATTACAGCAGATGGTCCCCTCTTTACCCTAACAGACTGACACATTCATTGAAGAGCTTATAAGTTAAATCTAAAGGCATTCTTACCAAGTTGAAGCAGTTTCCTCACAGTACCCAGGTGCTGATTGGAGCAGGCGGTATGCAGAGGGAACCCTGATTGGTCGATACACTGATCCACATCAGCGCCGTGCTGAACAAGCAACTTGATGCACTCTGGATGACCTACACACAGTTACCAGAATCATCACAATGAGAAGTgatgcacttgaaaggatgtgCTTTGAAATCTGCTTGCTCTCGGCATTCCGGGGGGAAGAATATGCAATTGTTTTACTTTGCAGCTCAGAACAACACCGAtttctatttatatatttattttttttgataCACTTTGCATGTCTCAGAGCTTTGCTGATGCTTTGGCACTCCTTGTGCATTTTTATAGTGACTGACGAAGCTGGTTCAGCATAGATTATCCATGCGCATGCAGAGGAATGTGACCTCTCACCTTTGGCTGCAGCCCGGTGGATCGGAGAGCTGGTCTGGCTGGTCCCCATGGGAGTCGCTCCGTGTTGAAGGAGCAACGATACGCAGGTCACATGGCCTCGGGCACAAGCTTCAGACAGGGGAGTTTGTCCGTCCACTGTTGAACTGTTAACCTGATGTGGGTGAGTGTATTTTTGAGACACAAGTCCGTTAATTTAAAGTGAGAATAATAAACAAATCGAGCAGAAGAAATCAGACATCGTGTGAGCACGAGTCAGTAAAGTGATGATAATTTAAAGAAATGATTATGAGCTTTTAATGAAGAaaa contains the following coding sequences:
- the LOC117251099 gene encoding ankyrin repeat and SOCS box protein 9-like isoform X1, translated to MSAEHTETRGDTTCQSGAGVFFSNPLMSDFESDWSPIHDAAFNGRVLALQRLIAQGTCVNLNTLDQVSPLHGACLQGHESCAKLLVDNGANVNSSTVDGQTPLSEACARGHVTCVSLLLQHGATPMGTSQTSSPIHRAAAKGHPECIKLLVQHGADVDQCIDQSGFPLHTACSNQHLGTVRKLLQLEKADISIADISNTLQLTPRPSRLMNSTTGASVNSCASGDSPLHIAARLSSPEMVSVLLDHGADRSLRNSEGKQPLDLAPPNSLVERLLRQAGTSPLMQLCRLNIRKTVGKQRLGGIHDLHLPTEVKQYLLYQSDPEGVSSNA
- the LOC117251099 gene encoding ankyrin repeat and SOCS box protein 9-like isoform X2; the encoded protein is MSAEHTETRGDTTCQSGAGVFFSNPLMSDFESDWSPIHDAAFNGRVLALQRLIAQGTCVNLNTLDQVSPLHGACLQGHESCAKLLVDNGANVNSSTVDGQTPLSEACARGHVTCVSLLLQHGATPMGTSQTSSPIHRAAAKGHPECIKLLVQHGADVDQCIDQSGFPLHTACSNQHLGTVRKLLQLGASVNSCASGDSPLHIAARLSSPEMVSVLLDHGADRSLRNSEGKQPLDLAPPNSLVERLLRQAGTSPLMQLCRLNIRKTVGKQRLGGIHDLHLPTEVKQYLLYQSDPEGVSSNA